Proteins from one Pontibacter korlensis genomic window:
- a CDS encoding cation diffusion facilitator family transporter, with protein MINKINNLSENIRLQVFVVLVGGLLLVAKFMAFLLTNSNAILTDALESIINVVAGAFSLYSLMLSARPRDENHPYGHGKIEFVAATLEGSLILVAGSAIILKSVFNLIKPIPLYQLDLGIVLIAATGVINYGVGYVTERKGKQNNSLVLTAGGKHLKTDAYSTAGILIGLLLIYLTGMVWLDSVVAIAFGLMIGYTGYRILRSSIAGIMDEADYDLLKRIVSVLNENRRANWIDIHNLRVIKYGSTLHIDCHLTVPWYLNVMEAHDEVEAVATVIREKIDPSIELFVHTDPCIAPSCAVCTKDGCNSRIKPFQEKVEWEFDKVIADRKHGTY; from the coding sequence TTGATCAATAAAATCAATAACCTGAGCGAGAATATCCGGCTGCAGGTGTTTGTGGTGCTGGTAGGGGGGCTGTTGCTGGTGGCAAAGTTTATGGCGTTCTTGCTCACAAACTCCAATGCCATATTAACGGATGCCCTGGAGTCTATTATCAATGTAGTGGCTGGGGCTTTTTCATTGTACAGTCTGATGCTATCAGCACGTCCTCGCGATGAGAACCATCCTTATGGTCATGGTAAAATAGAGTTCGTGGCTGCTACCCTGGAAGGCTCTCTTATACTTGTAGCAGGAAGCGCCATCATTCTGAAGTCCGTTTTCAACCTCATAAAACCGATACCTCTGTACCAGCTGGACCTGGGTATTGTTTTAATTGCCGCCACAGGAGTAATAAACTATGGTGTAGGGTATGTAACAGAACGCAAAGGGAAACAGAACAACTCTCTGGTTTTAACTGCAGGCGGCAAGCACCTTAAAACAGATGCCTACTCAACCGCAGGTATATTGATTGGCCTTCTGCTCATCTACCTCACCGGCATGGTCTGGCTGGACAGTGTGGTAGCTATAGCTTTCGGGCTGATGATCGGTTATACTGGCTACCGTATCTTACGCTCCTCCATTGCTGGCATCATGGACGAAGCAGATTATGATCTGTTAAAACGGATCGTAAGCGTACTCAACGAAAATCGACGCGCAAACTGGATTGACATACATAACCTGCGGGTTATCAAGTATGGCTCAACCCTACATATCGACTGTCACCTTACTGTTCCTTGGTACCTGAATGTTATGGAGGCGCATGATGAGGTAGAGGCTGTGGCTACTGTCATTCGTGAAAAGATTGACCCAAGTATAGAACTGTTCGTCCACACTGATCCCTGTATTGCGCCCTCCTGTGCTGTTTGTACCAAAGATGGCTGCAACTCCCGTATTAAGCCTTTTCAGGAGAAGGTAGAGTGGGAGTTCGACAAAGTTATTGCAGATCGCAAGCACGGAACTTATTAG
- a CDS encoding ketopantoate reductase family protein, translated as MEKFRIAVVGMGGVGGYYGGKLAQRFASDENHEVIFIARGAHKQRIEQEGLKLRLEGEVEAIRPTVVTDKLEDLGKLDLILFCVKSYGLKQVAEQLAPSITSDTILLPLLNGVNGIEYLQQRFQEANTLWGCVYIISSIKEPGVVQVQGKYNRLVWGNPKVSEKLLKKVKFLLDESGINHEYYEQEVEARVWEKFSFISPVASLTSLTHKTMGEIAASADLKNQLQLLIQELVSVAKAKDVMLPADMVERNLEVLQRLPQNATSSMERDFSSGNATELENLTGYIVREAQNYAVEVPQYQQVYQELLQKV; from the coding sequence ATGGAAAAATTCAGAATAGCAGTTGTTGGCATGGGCGGGGTAGGCGGCTACTATGGTGGTAAACTTGCCCAACGTTTTGCCAGTGATGAGAATCATGAGGTTATTTTTATTGCCAGGGGTGCGCATAAACAAAGAATAGAACAAGAGGGGCTAAAGCTAAGGTTAGAGGGTGAGGTAGAAGCGATACGCCCTACAGTGGTAACTGATAAACTTGAAGACTTGGGGAAGCTTGACCTGATTCTGTTCTGTGTGAAGAGCTATGGTTTAAAGCAGGTGGCTGAGCAGCTGGCCCCAAGTATCACCTCTGACACTATATTGCTGCCACTGCTAAATGGCGTGAATGGTATAGAGTATTTGCAGCAGCGCTTCCAGGAGGCAAATACCTTGTGGGGATGCGTGTACATCATTTCCAGCATAAAAGAACCCGGCGTAGTGCAGGTTCAAGGTAAGTATAACAGGCTTGTTTGGGGAAATCCTAAAGTCTCAGAAAAGTTGCTGAAAAAGGTAAAGTTCTTGCTCGACGAGTCTGGTATCAACCATGAATATTATGAGCAGGAGGTAGAAGCAAGGGTTTGGGAAAAGTTCTCTTTTATATCACCAGTTGCCAGCCTTACCTCCCTTACTCATAAAACGATGGGAGAGATAGCAGCAAGTGCTGATTTAAAGAACCAGCTACAGCTACTCATTCAAGAGCTTGTTTCTGTTGCCAAGGCAAAAGATGTTATGTTGCCTGCGGATATGGTAGAAAGAAATCTTGAAGTGCTCCAAAGGCTCCCACAAAACGCTACTTCATCCATGGAGCGCGACTTTAGCAGTGGCAATGCTACTGAACTAGAAAACCTGACAGGCTATATCGTTAGAGAAGCTCAAAATTATGCTGTAGAAGTTCCGCAGTATCAGCAGGTATATCAGGAACTGCTACAAAAAGTGTAG